The region AGAAGGTATTTAGTCATGGAAGAAAGTGCTGCACCACAAGAATTAAATATGATGATGAACAATATAGAGAACAATGGTGCACCTTGGCCTTATAACCAACAAGATAGATTAAATTGGGCTCAAGAGGAATAATTATTTGAATACGTATATGATTAGGAATAAAGATTTTAAAAAATTTTAGATTTCAATATTTAAATAAAACTGAATTATTTACGTATTTAATTTACGCTTTTGAAGAAATTATTTTAGTTGTAATCAGAATTCTAGTAGCTGTTTATATGAAGAATGAAAATGAAGCATGAAAACAGTAAAATGAATTAAAAAACGTTTTTAAAATCATTAAAAGTGATTTAAAAAACGAAATAACAGAAGCCAATTTTCTTTTATCAACAGAAAGAAAAAAGAAAAAATTTTATAATCGTTTTTGATATAAATTTATCTGTAAATGATTAGAAAGAAAAATAGAAGTTAAGGAAATTAATATTTGGTTATGATGAAATATCTTTTAATAAGAGAGGTTTTAAATTATTAAATGAATTTAAAGATATTGATAACTCGAATGATAGCTTGTTTATAAAAATCATCGAAATTTATACACACAGAATTGAAGAAGTTCTTGCAGATGATGAATTAAGAGATTTAGAATGTAAACAAAACTATAATTTTTGGAAAAAGTAAGATTGATGGCTGGCATTTGATTCAGACTCAAAAGATAACAAGGATTTTAGCTCTGATAAATTTATTGATTACGCTTTAAACAGTTAAAATTATAGAAATAGAGTAAGGTCTTGGCATTTTATAAATACAAAAGTATTTATACCTGAAATAACCAGGTTTATAAAAGAAGCAGAAGAAGTAGTTTTCTCAATAGGGCACAAACAATTAAACGAATAAACGTTTCAACACTAAAATAATACCACATGAACGTACCAACAATGGCAGATATGATGGCTCAAGGTAAGCAACCAGAAGTGTTGTTTTGGGTAGGCGCAGCCGGAAGTTATGATGATAGAGCAAAAAAAATATCAAGAGCATTTGTAAAAATTTTACAGCAAGCGAATGTAGATTTTGCAGTTTTAGGTGTAGAAGAGTCCTCTACAGGTGATGCAGCAAAAAGAGCGGGAAATGAATTTTTGTTTCAAATGCAGGCCATGATGAATATTGAGGTTTTAAACGGATATGAAGTAAAAAAAATTGTTACTTGTGATCCTCATTCGTTTAATACCCTCAAAAATGAATATCCTTCTTTAGGCGGAAAATACGAGGTGTATCATCACACTCAATTTATACAAAATTTAATTAAAGAAGGACGTTTACAAATAGATAATACTGTTTTAAAAGGAAAAAGAGTTACCTTTCATGATCCTTGTTACTTGGGTAGAGCCAATGAAGTATATGAATCTCCAAGAGATTTAATTAAAAGGATGGGCGTTAATTTAACAGAAATGAAACGACATAAATCAACAGCTTTGTGCTGTGGAGCAGGTGGGGCGCAAATGTTTAAAGATGCCGAAAAAGGGGATAAGGAAGTAAATATTTTAAGAACAGAAGATGCCCTTGAAACAAAACCACAAATTATAGCAACAGGTTGTCCCTATTGTAATACAATGATGACCGACGGAATTAAATTTAAAGAAAAAGAAACCGAAGTTGTTGTAAAAGATATTGCAGAATTAATTGCGGAAGCTAATAAACTTTAACAAATGAAAAATATAACCACTTTGCTTCTTTTTTTAGTACTTGTTTTTTCTTGTACAAAAAAAGAAACTAAACCAGAAAATAAAGAATTCTTAGAACCCGTTGTAAAAGATACAATTCTACAAGTAGATGATGAAAACCCAGAGGAAATTTCATCGCTTATTTTTACAGTTCAGATTGCTGCATTAAGAAAAGACAATGAACCATTATCAAATATTTCTGATGTAAGCTTGTATCAAGAAGATTCATTAACAAAATATAGATTAGGTACTTTTGAAACTTACAAAGAAGCTAGAGCATACAGACTAAAAATTTTGAATACTTATAAAGGTGCCTTTGTACAGGCTTTAAAGAATAACGCTCCTATTTCTATCACAGAAGCTTTACAGCAATAGTTTTTATGACGGATACTTTTCAAAATAATGTGGTAAATGATTTTCCAGATATTGTAGAAGTGGAATTTGAAAATATTGATAAAAACTATTTAAAAGTAATTTATATTAATTTTCTATTGGTTTTTATTCCCTTTTTAGTAGGTATAATTGTATTGCATCAATTGGTTTTTCCGGAGAAAATTAATGAGTTTATAGTTCCTATTTATATTGTTTTTTTTGTTCTTTTCGGATTTATTTTAGCATACTTAGTCGCAAGTTTTACAAAAAGAAAATATGTTTTAAGAGAAAAAGATATTTCTTATAAATGTGGCTTGTTTGTAAAGACTTTAACCACAGTTCCGTTTTCTAGAATACAACATGTAGAAACTGATGAAAAACCAATTTCAAGAATTTTTGGTTTGTCTTCTTTAAGTGTTTTTACGGCCGGAGATAGTAGTGACGATTTAGTGATTAAAGGAATTACCAAACAAAAAGCATTACAAATAAAAGAATTTATTACCACAGAAATAAATGAATAACGCTTTTGATTTTTCTGTTTTCTCTAGACAATCACCAAAAGGGATTTTAGTCATTTATATTCATCTTATTTATAAAGTAATTAAAGTATCTTGGATTTTACTTTTTTTAGTTCTTAAAGATTTCTCTAGAATATCAAAAATTGGTGAGAATTACATCTATCTAAGTTTAGCCGTTATTTTAATTTTTTTATTAATTCGGGCTTATTTAATTTATAAAAATTTTCAGTTTAAAATAGCCAATGAGCATTTTATTTTAAAACAAGGAATTATAAAAAAAACAAGTACTTCTATTCCTTTTCATAGAATTCAGAACATCAATTTTAAACAAAATATAATACAACAAATTATTGGCGTTTATGAGGTTAATATTGAAACTGCGGGTTCTAGCAAGGCAGAAATTTCTATAAAAGCGTTATCTTTTCTTAAAGCAGAAGCTTTAAAGGAAATTATTTCAAAAAGTACAGACTATACCCATGAAATTATTGAAAAAGACAAATCAAAACCCATACTTAAAATAGGGGTAAAAGAACTTTTTAAGGTGAGTCTTACCGAAAATCATCTTCAAAATTTAGTGCTTTTTTTAGCGCTTATTCTTGGGTTTTTTCAGCAAATAGAACAGGTAGTAGATAGTTTAGGAAGAACAGCATCTTTAGATGGTTTTATAGAAGAAAGTACAAATGCGCTTTCTGCTAGTTTTTTCTTAGTCACTATTCTATTGATTTTTTTAACGATAATTGCCTTGATGAGTTCTTTTGTTAAAATATTTTTAATCCATTTTAACTTAACAGCTTATTTAAAAGAAGATGCTTTTGAAATTAACCAAGGTTTATTAACAAAAAAATCGATTGTATTAAAAAAACAAAAAGTTCAAAATATTACAGTTTCTACAAATCCTTTAAAACGCCTTATCGGAATTTCCTTTATCACTTTTAAGCAAGCTATAAGTGGCAGAGTCAAGGTGAAAAAAGATAAATTAATACGTATTGCAGGTTGTAAAAAAGACCAAGTTGATGTTATTAAAACAAGTTTATTTGATGTCACTGAAGTAGAAAACAAAGAAAAAAAATATCCAGATACCTATTACAAGCGTAGAATATTTATTTTTACTTTTCTGTTTCTAACCATTTTATATTCAGCTATATATTTAGTTTTTAAACAGGTAGAAATTTTCTATTCAACTCTTTTCGTTCTTCCTGTTACTATTTTGTTAATCCGAAAGAAAGTTAAAAAACGTTTTTACAAAATAACAGATTCTATGTTATTAATGAGCAGCGGTTTATTAGAAACGCATTTAATATATTTTGAAATTTTTAAAATTCAGAATATAAAAATGAAACAGACTATTTTTCAAAAAAGAAGCAATGTGAGCGATATTATTTTTCAAACCGCTTCCGGAAAAATAAAAATACCTTGTATTCAATCTGAGGATGCTGTAAAAATTTATAATCACACTTTATACAAAGTAGAAACAAGCAAGACTTCATGGATGTAAAAAGTTTTATAAAAGCAGCACGTTTAAGAACTTTACCGTTATCTGTTGCTGGAATTATTGTAGGTAGTTTTTTAGGAAATAATGATTTAACCTTTGCTAATACTGTAAAGGTTACAATTTTGGAAACTCCTATTTTTTGGTTAGCAATTTTAACCACAATTGGCTTTCAAGTATTATCGAATTTTGCCAATGATTATGGAGACGGAATTAAAGGTTCAGATAAAAACAGAACGGGAGAAGCAAGAATGGTGGCTTCGGGAGTAATTACTCCAAAACAAATGAAATCAGCAATGATATGGACTACAAGTATCACGTTAATTATTGCTTTTATGTTGATTTATGTAGCTTTCGGAAGTGATAATTTTGGGTATTCCATCTTATTTTTTGCATTAGGAATTGCCTCCATTACTGCAGCCATAAAATATACTGTAGGTAAATCTGCTTATGGTTATAGCGGGTTTGGTGATGTTTTCGTGTTTGTGTTTTTTGGTTTGGTAAGTGTGGTTGGTAGTTATTTTTTGTATACAAAATTCATCAATTTTGAAATCTTTTTACCCGCAATTTCTATCGGATTATTAAGCACAGCAGTTTTAAATTTAAATAATTTAAGAGATCGAGAAGAAGATCTTAAGAATGATAAAAACACTCTTGTTGTAAAATTAGGTACAGAAAAAGCCAAGAAATATCATTATTTTTTAATTATTGGTGCGTTAATATCCGCTTTAATTTATGTGTTTTTAGATGTTAAAATGGTGTATCAATTTATTTTTTTAGTCGCTTTTATACCGCTATTTAAAAACATTAAAACGGTTGCAGCAAATAGCATTCCTGCAGCATTAGATAGTGAATTAAAAAAAGTAGCTTTAAGCACATTTTTGTTTGCAATTTTATTTGGAATTGGACAGATATTATAAATAGTATTTTATGAAAACAGTCAAAATAATTATCAGTATTATATCCGTATTAACTTTAGCTTTTTTTGCGACAGGCATTATTATTAAAGAAACTACATATACAGCCAAAGTTACTGTTAATAAACCCATTGCCTTGGTTTTTAAAGAGTTCAATAAGCATGAAAACGCTAAAAATTGGATTCCAGAAATAAAATCTTTTGAGACGGTAAATGAGAATTTCGGAAAAACGGGAAGTGTCTATAATGTTATCATAGAGAATCAAGGTCAAGAAATTAAAATGACGCAAAGAATTTTGGCGTATGTGCCCAATGAAAAAGTAACTTTTTATTTTGATGCTGAAAATATGCTAAAAAAAGATGATTATCTTTTTACAGAAAAAGACGGAGTTACAACAATTAATTTAAATGCTTCTTGTAATAGTAAAACGTATATAATGTCTTGTATGTTGCCTTATTTTAAAGGGAAATTAGAAAATCAAAGTCAAGAGTATTTAAATAATTTTAAAGAATTTTTAGAACAATAAAAGTCTATTGCTTATAGTTTTTAGGCGTTTTGGCCTCACAAAAAAAAGATAATATTGATGTAAATTACTTTGATTTTTTACATTTAAATTAGGAAGTTAAAACATAGACTAAGAGAAAAACATGATAATTATTTTAAAATGAATTTCAATACTAGTTTTTTATAAAATAGTTAAGATAATTTAAAATGATAAATTATACAAACCTTTAAAATTAGTTTTATTTTGATACAAGCGAATTATAAAAAATACATTCTTAATTTTAAAAACCCGAGTGGAACATCGCGTGGAGTTTTAAGAACGAAAGAAACTTGGTTTATCATCTTACAGGCAAACGATAAAATAGGTATTGGAGAAACCGGACTTTTTAGAGGCTTAAGTATTGATGATGTGCCTAATTACGAGGAAACATTAACTTGGGTTTGCGAACATATTAATTTTGGTTTAGATTTTTTGTTGAAAGAGCTCCGCGAGTTTCCGTCTATTCAATTCGGATTAGAGCAAGCTTTTTTATCTTTAAAAAGTAAAGATAAATTTAAGTTGTTTCCTTCAGAATTTACAAAAGGAACCGCTGCAATTAATATCAATGGTTTAATTTGGATGGGGGATAAACAGTTTATGAAAGCCCAAATTAAAGAAAAATTAAAATCAGGTTTTTCATGTATTAAAATGAAAATTGGTGCGATAGATTTTGATACAGAACTTGAATTATTAAAAGCGATTCGAAATGAATTTTCATCTCAAGAAATAACCTTAAGAGTGGATGCGAATGGCGCATTTAATCCAAAAAATGCTTTAGAAAAACTACAAAGATTATCAGCTTTAGAAATTCATTCTATAGAGCAACCTATTCAACAAGGTCAGCCTCAAGAAATGGCAGAATTATGTTTAAAAACACCTTTGCCAATTGCTTTAGATGAAGAATTAATTGGTGTATTTTTATCCGAAGAAAAGAAAAAAATAATACAAACAATAGCTCCACAATATATCATTTTAAAACCAAGTTTAGTGGGGGGGGTTGCAGGCACAAAAGAATGGATTAATTTTGCAGAAGAAAATAATACTGATTGGTGGATTACATCTGCATTAGAAAGTAATATTGGTTTGAATGCAATTGCTCAATTTACGCATACTTTACAGAACAAATTACCACAAGGTTTAGGAACGGGCGAATTGTTTACAAACAATATTAAAAGTCCGTTAAAAGTTAAAAACGGAACATTACAATACAATCCAACATCAAACTGGGATTTTAACAAGATCTAAAAAACAATACCTTGATCATACTTTAAAGGTTACAACAAAAAATGAACTACATACAACAAGGATATAAGGGTAAAAGTGATTGGTTTTATTGGCTAATTACTGTTTTATTAGTGTTTTTTGGTTGGCAAATTTTAGGCGGTCTTCCTTTATTAGCGGTAGGTTTTTCTTATTCAAAGGATTTAGAAGAGTTTACATCCGCAGGTTTAAATAATTTTATGGGTTTAGGAATTGATAAAAATTTATTTCTAGTTCTTATTATTCTTACTTTTGCCATAGGGTTATTATTTCTATATATTAGCATAAAATTTGTTCATAAAAGAACATTTACTTCGCTGGTAACGAGTAGAAAAAAAATTGATTGGAAACGTTTTTGGGTTGGTTTTTTAACTTGGGGAATTTTAGTTGTTATTTTTACTTTTGTCGGTATTTTAATAGAGCCAGAAATTTACACCTATAACTTTAATGCAAAACCATTTTTTATTTTAGTTGCTATTTCTTTCATATTACTTCCCCTTCAAACGGGTTTTGAGGAATTGTTGTTTCGAGGTTATTTTATGCAAGGAATCGGAATTTTAGCTAAAAATAGATGGGTTCCATTAATTATAACTTCGGTTTGTTTTGGCTTGTTACACGGAGCAAATCCAGAAGTTCAAAAGTTGGGTTACATTTTAATGGTTTTTTATATTGGTACAGGTTTCTTTTATGGCATCACTACTTTAATGGATGAAGGCACAGAATTAGCTTTAGGTTTGCATGCTGCCAATAATGTTGTAGCCGCTTTTTTAGTTACTACAGACTGGATGGTTTTTCAGACAGATGCCTTATTTGTAGATACTTCAGAGCCTGCTTTAACCTTAGAAATGTTTATACCAGTCATTGTTTTATATCCATTAATGTTGCTGTTTTTTTCAAAAAAATATAAATGGACGCACTGGAAAGAGAAACTTACTGGTCGAATAGAAAAACCGATAATTATAGAAGAATAGGATAGAATTTTAGAAAATAGTGGTACAAAATAAATTTCATAAAAATTTTCAATTCAATAGTATTTCATTCTCTTCGTCGGATGATTTATTGGCATATACAAAAGTTTTTTCTGAAGAAATTCATCATTTTTTAGAAAATTGGTTTTCTAAAAGTAATGTCATAATTGTGCAAACTTCGGGTTCTACTGGTACACCAAAATCAATTTCACTTCAAAAGAAATTTGTAATCAATTCAGCAAAAGCAACGGGTGCCTTTTTTGATTTACAAGAAAATACAACCGCATTATTGTGCTTACCAATTCAGTATATTGCGGGTAAATTAATGTTGATTAGAGCACTTACTTTAGGTTGGAAATTAGATAGTATTGAATCCAATTCGAATCCCTTAAAAAAAGTTGAAAAACAGTATGATTTTTCTGCGATGGTACCTTTACAATTAGAGAACTCACTTTCTAAAATACATTTAATTAAAAAACTAATTGTTGGCGGAGGCGTGGTGTCTATTTCGCTTCAAGAAAAATTACAAACAGTTTCTACGGATGTTTTTGCAACCTACGGAATGACAGAAACAATTACGCATATCGCCGTTAAAAAACTGAACCATTTTGCTTCATTGCATGGAAAAATGATGATTCAATCTTATTATCAAACACTCCCGAATATCACTATTTATAAAGATGATAGGAATTGTTTGGTAATTGACGCCCCTAAAGTGGCTGAAGAAATTGTTTTTACAAATGATGTTGTAGAACTTATTTCAGATAGGCATTTTAAATGGATAGGTCGTTTTGATCATGTGATTAATTCGGGTGGTGTAAAATTACATCCAGAAAAAATAGAAGAAAAATTAGCTAAAATCATCTCAAATCGTTTTTTTGTCATCGGAATTCCAGACGAAAAACTAGGAGAAAAACTAATTTTACTGATTGAAGGAAATCAGAAAGAAATAAGTTTTGAAAGTAGCAACCTTACAAAATTTGAAATTCCGAAAGAAATTTATTTTCTAGATCAATTTGTAGAGACAGCATCAGGAAAAATCCAAAGAAAAAAAACATTCGAAAAATTTTTTACTCAGTGATATTTTTTAATCCTTAAAAAGTAATTTTCATTGATTCTTTTTTTTAAAAATTACATTGATTCTTAGGTTTATGCTAAATTTAAAACAGCGCTGGATTAAAATGAAGCATAAAATGCATATAAAATTAGTGAAAAATATTAGGGGAGAAGGTAAACTTGGGCATAAATCAGAATTTAAAAGACTCATAAAAAGAATCTACCATAAAATTAGATGGGGTTTTAACGCAATCTTTTTTAGTACTGAAACATCAGTTCTAACGTTAAAGCATCTAAATAACCGTCTGCTAAAAGATTATTTTGTTCTTCAAATCTTTTAATGGCATTTAATGTTTCTACTCTATAAACTCCGTCTAACGTAATATTAGCGCCATTATTATTAAGTTCTTTCTGAACCTCATAAATAATAGCATTTTTTTCGCCATTGTAGAGCTTAACATCAGAATTAAATAGGCTTTTTATTTTCTCGTATCTATTTCTTTTTCGAAATGTTTTTAAATCAATGCCATTTTCTTCAATAAATTTAATTTCGATATTAGAAAGGCCTTTTTCTTTTAATTGCAAAGAATTATTAAGAACAGTTTCATAGTATTTAACTTTTGCTAATTTTTTAGCATATAAATCTATCGCTACTTTAGTATTGAGATCCTCTTTTTCTGGAGTTCGAACATCAATTTCATTTGCCGACCACTGTAACATTATGTAACTATCTAAATTCTCAATCGACTCATAATAGTTTAAAAGTGTCTCCTGATTATGATAGCTTACATCGATTTCTTTAGTACTTTGATAATTGACTTCTGGAGAAGAATATCTTTTGTAATCGCTATATTTTCCGTAACCAATAATCAAAGCAATAATCAGAAGTAAAAATAATATTATTTGTTTCATTATTGTAAGAGCATAAAATTAATTAACTTAAAAACAAATGTATAAAATCTTTTAGGAAAATATGAGGTAATTGAAGGTTACTATAATTTTGAAAATTATAAAAAACGCGTTCTTAATTGTATTTCAGAATAATAGAAAGTTATAGTTTGATGTTTCTGTATAAGTAAATGATGATTTCTTTGCTTTTACAGAAAGAAAAAATAAAGTAGAACCTAGGTTTAAGTTTCTTTTATTGAAATAAAAAAGGGAAAAAGATGTTTTATGACAGTTATTTTAAATGATAAATGATACAATTTTAATCTTTAGATATTTTGTATAAAATTAGAACATTTTTAATGTGTTAATATATAAATCAAAAAAGACAATTTTACGCAAAATACTATAATATCTTTGTATTTAAATTGATTGATGTTATGACGGCAAAAAAACAACATAAGCAAAAGTTCCGTCTTTTTAGAAGAACCTTAAGAGTTCTTCTAGGGTTTGCAGTAGGCTTGTTTTTTTTAGTATTGTTTATAAGAAGTCCTTGGGGGCAAAACATCATTATTCACAAGGCAGTTTCTTATATTTCTAATAAAACGGAAACAAAAGTTACGTTACACAAAATGTACATTACCTTTGACGGAGCATTACAAATAGATGATCTTTTTTTAGAAGATAAAAATAAAGATACACTACTATATTCTAAATCTTTAGAGGCAAATATTCCGCTTTGGTCAATGATTAAGGGGGATGCCATTGGTGTAACTAATTTAAAATGGAAAGGTTTACGCGCTAATATCATCCGAAAAGATAGTATTTCAGGATATAATTTTCAATTTTTAATCGATGCTTTTGCGTCTGCAAAGAAAGCTGAAAATGTTCAAGACACGTTGGCAAAATCAAAGAATATTTTGATTGGTACTATCAATCTAAACGATCTTCATGTGGTTTTTAATGATGCCGTTTCAGGAATCTATAGTTCCTATAAAATTGGAAATTTTAACGCTAAAATGAAAACAGTGAATCTTGAGGAAATGATTTTTTCTGCAGATGCGATAGCGCTTTCTAATTCTAAAATCAATTTTATTCAAAATCCAATTGAGTTAATCACAAAAACATCTAAAGGAATTTCGGCTATTTTATCTGCAAATTCAATAACTTTAAAAAATGTAAATGCTTATTATGAATCTCCACAAAAGAAAATAATTGTAGAGGCAAAAATTAAAGATTTTTATACCGAAATTCCTGAATTTAACTTAGCAGACCAGTTTTTTCGTTTCAATGATGTTCGACTTAAAAATTCTGATATTTCTTTAAAAATAGCCGCAAAAACTAACTTAACGAATCAAAAAACACTGCATCCAAAGAATACTTCAGAAATTATTTGGCCTGCTATGCGTTTAGAAGTGAATACCATCGATTTAGAAAATAATACTGTTCGTTATGCTGTTGAGAATGCAAAAACTCATCGGGATAAAATAAATTTCAATGCCATCGCTTTAAAAAATCTAAATTTCAAGGCTACAAATCTCTATCTAAAAGATAAAAAAGCTGGAGTTCAAATTAAGGAGTTTAATTTTCTGGAAAAATCAGGATTTCAGTTAAACAGATTTGCAATTAATGCAGCGATTTCAGATAAAGCAATACAACTCTCAGAAATCAATATAAAGCTAAATAAGAGTATGCTTACTGGTTCTACAAAATTAAGTTATACTTCACTTTATCAATTAATTACATCGCCAGAAAACACGAATGTTCAATTAAAAATTTCATCTTTTCAGGTTGGGTTACAAGAGTTTTTTAAGTTTCAACCCAACCTTAAAGAAAACGAATATATTCGAAAATTAAGTAAAAAATTGTTGACAGGAACTTTAGATATACAAGGTTCTTTGGCAAAAATGAATATATCAAAAACGAATATAAATTGGGGGAAATCGACTAAAATTTCGGTATCTGGAACAGTTAAAAATGCAACAAATTCAGATTTATGGTCTTTAGACATTCCGAAGTTTAAAGCAGTAACAAAACGTTTAGATTTATTACAAATAGTCGATGAAAATAAATTAAATATTGAGTTACCTGAAGAAATTATAGTTGCAGGAAATATAAAAAGTAATTTAAATTCTTGGGTTGTTGATCTGCAAGCAAACACAAGTCAAGGTGAAGCAAGAATCAACGGAAATTTTATAAACAAAGAATTAATTTCTTATGATTTTATCGCGAATTTTAATAAGTATAATCTTGGAAAATTGCTAAAAGACACGAGATTTGGTGCGTTATCAGCAGCTTTAAAATTTAAAGGAAGCGGAATAATCAGCAACCAATTAAATGTAGCTTTAGACCTTAATATTTCTAAATTTCAGTTAAATAATTATCAACTTAAAGGGTTAGCATTTCATGGTGATATTAAAAACGGAAAAGGAGAAATTACGTCTACTTATAAAGATGAAAATCTGAATGTGAAATTAAATTCATTTTTAGAATTAGATTCAATAGCGCCTAAAGCAACAATAAATTTAGAGTTGATTGGAGCAGATTTGGCAGGTTTAGGGGTGATAAATCGTCCTATAAAAACAGGAATGAATCTTATGGCAGATTTTAAGGGGAATTCAGAAAAATTTAGTATCGAAACTTATATAAAAGATGGCGTGTTTGTCTACGATAATAGAACGTATTTACTCGGATCGGTTTTTGGAAAAGCCTATGTAGATAAAGATACTACTGCGGTTACTATTAAAAATAAATTGATAGATTTAGAATTAGAATCCAATACAGATCCGGCAACATTTAGCAAAGTTATAAAACGTCATATATCGAGTTATTTTTATAAAAACATCCAAGTTTTAGATACCATTTTGAATCCTGTAATTTTAAAATTAAAAGCCAAAGTTTCTCAAACGCCGCTTCTAAAAGATGTTTTTTTTATCAATATTAAAAATCTTGACACCGTTAATATAGCAGTAAATTTTAACGAAAAACAACAAAGATTAAAGGCTAATATTGCAGCTCCATACATTAATTATAGTAATAATAAGTTAGATAGTTTGTCTTTTTCTATGTTCACAGATCGTGATAATTTTAATTTCAATTTAGGTTTTAAAAGCATCAAAGCGGGTCCTTTTGATATTCCGAAAACAAGCATTACTGGTCGTCAAAATAATAACGAACTATCATTAAATTTCTTAGGACTTTATAACGATGAAAAGTTACTAAATGTACAAACCAAAATAACAGGCAGTAAAGATCGATTGGTGTTCACTGTAAATCCTGATAGTTTACTCTTAAACAGAAATCTTTGGAAAATTCCAGAAAATAACGAAGTTATTCTAGCTGATAAAAAATTACAGTTTAGAAACTTTAAAGTAACCAAAGAAAATCAATCTATTGAAATCACCAATAAATTATCGGAACTTTTTAAAGATTATATGGCTATTGATTATAGCAATTTTAAAATTAGTGAATTTTTTAACTATTTAAATCCGACGACAGAGATTGCAAAAGGAACTTTAAATGGAAATTTTTTGATAGCGCAGCCCTTTGAAGATGCGGAAAGCATTGCAAATTTATCGGTAAGCACCTTAGAAATATTAAAAACTGATTTTGGTACCTTAAAAGTGGATGCAAGATATTTAGGAAATAATAACTATAATTTCGGAGCAAAAGTAAGTGGCGGTTATCTTAATTTGAATGTACAAGGCGATTATTATAGAACGGGTGATGACACTAATTTAGATGTAAATTTAATAATTAATGAGTTTAAAATAAAAGCTTTAAATGCACTTTCTTTAGGCGAAATTAATGAGGGCAATGGAAGTTTATCTGGAGATTTTAAAGTGTCTGGAACTACTTCTGATCCTCAATATAGCGGAAAATTACAATTTAA is a window of Polaribacter litorisediminis DNA encoding:
- a CDS encoding (Fe-S)-binding protein gives rise to the protein MNVPTMADMMAQGKQPEVLFWVGAAGSYDDRAKKISRAFVKILQQANVDFAVLGVEESSTGDAAKRAGNEFLFQMQAMMNIEVLNGYEVKKIVTCDPHSFNTLKNEYPSLGGKYEVYHHTQFIQNLIKEGRLQIDNTVLKGKRVTFHDPCYLGRANEVYESPRDLIKRMGVNLTEMKRHKSTALCCGAGGAQMFKDAEKGDKEVNILRTEDALETKPQIIATGCPYCNTMMTDGIKFKEKETEVVVKDIAELIAEANKL
- a CDS encoding SPOR domain-containing protein, whose translation is MKNITTLLLFLVLVFSCTKKETKPENKEFLEPVVKDTILQVDDENPEEISSLIFTVQIAALRKDNEPLSNISDVSLYQEDSLTKYRLGTFETYKEARAYRLKILNTYKGAFVQALKNNAPISITEALQQ
- a CDS encoding PH domain-containing protein — protein: MTDTFQNNVVNDFPDIVEVEFENIDKNYLKVIYINFLLVFIPFLVGIIVLHQLVFPEKINEFIVPIYIVFFVLFGFILAYLVASFTKRKYVLREKDISYKCGLFVKTLTTVPFSRIQHVETDEKPISRIFGLSSLSVFTAGDSSDDLVIKGITKQKALQIKEFITTEINE
- a CDS encoding PH domain-containing protein encodes the protein MNNAFDFSVFSRQSPKGILVIYIHLIYKVIKVSWILLFLVLKDFSRISKIGENYIYLSLAVILIFLLIRAYLIYKNFQFKIANEHFILKQGIIKKTSTSIPFHRIQNINFKQNIIQQIIGVYEVNIETAGSSKAEISIKALSFLKAEALKEIISKSTDYTHEIIEKDKSKPILKIGVKELFKVSLTENHLQNLVLFLALILGFFQQIEQVVDSLGRTASLDGFIEESTNALSASFFLVTILLIFLTIIALMSSFVKIFLIHFNLTAYLKEDAFEINQGLLTKKSIVLKKQKVQNITVSTNPLKRLIGISFITFKQAISGRVKVKKDKLIRIAGCKKDQVDVIKTSLFDVTEVENKEKKYPDTYYKRRIFIFTFLFLTILYSAIYLVFKQVEIFYSTLFVLPVTILLIRKKVKKRFYKITDSMLLMSSGLLETHLIYFEIFKIQNIKMKQTIFQKRSNVSDIIFQTASGKIKIPCIQSEDAVKIYNHTLYKVETSKTSWM
- the menA gene encoding 1,4-dihydroxy-2-naphthoate octaprenyltransferase, whose product is MDVKSFIKAARLRTLPLSVAGIIVGSFLGNNDLTFANTVKVTILETPIFWLAILTTIGFQVLSNFANDYGDGIKGSDKNRTGEARMVASGVITPKQMKSAMIWTTSITLIIAFMLIYVAFGSDNFGYSILFFALGIASITAAIKYTVGKSAYGYSGFGDVFVFVFFGLVSVVGSYFLYTKFINFEIFLPAISIGLLSTAVLNLNNLRDREEDLKNDKNTLVVKLGTEKAKKYHYFLIIGALISALIYVFLDVKMVYQFIFLVAFIPLFKNIKTVAANSIPAALDSELKKVALSTFLFAILFGIGQIL
- a CDS encoding SRPBCC family protein, with the translated sequence MKTVKIIISIISVLTLAFFATGIIIKETTYTAKVTVNKPIALVFKEFNKHENAKNWIPEIKSFETVNENFGKTGSVYNVIIENQGQEIKMTQRILAYVPNEKVTFYFDAENMLKKDDYLFTEKDGVTTINLNASCNSKTYIMSCMLPYFKGKLENQSQEYLNNFKEFLEQ
- a CDS encoding o-succinylbenzoate synthase, which encodes MIQANYKKYILNFKNPSGTSRGVLRTKETWFIILQANDKIGIGETGLFRGLSIDDVPNYEETLTWVCEHINFGLDFLLKELREFPSIQFGLEQAFLSLKSKDKFKLFPSEFTKGTAAININGLIWMGDKQFMKAQIKEKLKSGFSCIKMKIGAIDFDTELELLKAIRNEFSSQEITLRVDANGAFNPKNALEKLQRLSALEIHSIEQPIQQGQPQEMAELCLKTPLPIALDEELIGVFLSEEKKKIIQTIAPQYIILKPSLVGGVAGTKEWINFAEENNTDWWITSALESNIGLNAIAQFTHTLQNKLPQGLGTGELFTNNIKSPLKVKNGTLQYNPTSNWDFNKI